A window of Streptosporangiales bacterium genomic DNA:
CACCCAACTCCGCAGCCAGCCACTCCTCCGTCACCGCAGCACCAGGCGCGATCCGCACCCGCACGATCGCCTCCCGCAACGAGCCATACGCCAGATCACGCAACGACCGCCGCTCCCCCTGCAATGACAGCCCGGCCAACGTTCCCTCCGACGAGTCGATCGACCGGTCAAGCATAGGTCGAAGGCGGGTAGCATGCCTGCGGCGCGTCACCCGAGAGCCGAGGAGCACCGATGATCTTCATCACCGCGAAGTTCCGCGTGAAGCCGGAGTACGCGGACCAGTGGCCGGACATCGCCGCCGAGTTCACCGCGGCAACCCGCGCCGAGCCTGGCTGCCTCTGGTTCGACTGGTCGCGCAGCGTCGAGGACCCGAACGAGTACGTTCTCGTCGAGGCGTTCCGCGACGAGGAGGCCGGCGGTGCGCACGTGAACTCCGAGCACTTCAAGACGGCACAGCGGACACTGCCACCACACCTCGCGCAGACGCCGCGGATCGTGAACATGAACCTGGACCAGGATGACTGGTCCGAACTCGGCGAGATGGCCGTCGAGAGCTGACGACCACCGGACGGGTCACCGCACCGGCCGCTGCCGTTCCACGCCGAACGACTGCAGAGCCAGCAGGCCGGCGAACGCCGCCGCGATCGACGCGTGGGTCCAGGTGTCCGCCGTCACGCCGTCGAAGTCGGGCAGTGACGGTTGCGGCAGCAGCGCGAGCCGACTGCCGCCGAACCGCACGAACTGGCCGGTGACATCGGCGGCCGCGTCGCTGAGTAGGTACGTCACCAGCGGTGCGATGCGCTCTGGCGCCCGCTCGTCCAGCCCGTCGAGCAGTGCCCGCCCGGCGCCGGACGGCACGACCCGCCGGCCGAAGGCGCCCTGCGTCATCCGGGTGAGCGCCACCGGCGCGATCGCGTTGACCCGCACGCCGCGATCGGCGAGGTCGAGCGCCGCGGCGTACGTCAGCGACGCGAGCGCGCCCTTCGTCGCCGCGTAGGTCATGATCCTGCGCGAGCCCAGCGCCCCCGCCGACGACGCGATCACGATCGAGCCACGGCCCGCGGCCGCCAGCACCCGCGCGGCCTTGGCGACACAGTAGATCCCACCGAGCACGTTGACGCCGACGTCCGCGCGCACCTGCTCGACGTCCTCGTCCCACGGCGCCGCCTCGTGGTAGCGGCCGGCGTTGACCACCAGGCCGTCGAGCCGGCCGTACGCCGACGCCGCGAGCGCGACCAGCGACCGCACGGCCGCCGGGTCGGCGACCGAGTGGTCCGACGCCACCGCCGCACCGCCGGCACGGTCGATCTCCGCCACCACGCCGGCCGCCTCGGCGCCGTCGACGTCGTTCACCACCACGGCGGCACCCGCGCGTGCGGCGTCGAGCGCGTAGGCGCGCCCCAGCCCGCGGCCCGCCCATGTGACCACGACCACGCGGCCGGCAGCTCCGGCACGCCCATCCCGCCTTCGTCAACACGAACGTCGACAATGCTCTAGGCTAACCGGTGTGATGCACATCGACCAGCTGGTCTTCGGCTGCGGCCCGCTCGGCAGCTACGCCGCCGACGGCGGCCACGACACCGGCCGCGATGCGCTCCGCACGGCGCTCACCCGCGGTATCACCAGGTTCGACGCCGCACCGAGCTACGGCGAGGGCCGCGCGGAGACGCTGCTGGGCTCGGCGCTCACCGCGGTCGCGCCCGACGCCGTGGCGGTGACCACCAAGGTCGGCTGGCTGGCGATGGCCAACGTCAACCCGTACGCCCGGCCGCACGGCGCGGACGGGGCCCGCGGCGGCGGCCGGTTCGACTTCACCGCGGCCGGCGTACGCGCCACCCTCACCGCGAGTCTCGGCCGGTTGCGCCGCGATTCCGTCGACGTGGTGTTCCTGCACGACCCGGAGTGTGCGCCCGATCTCGTGTCCAGCGAGGCGCTGCCTGAGCTGCGCCGCCAGCGCGACGCTGGCCGGCTGGACGCACTCGGTGTCGCCACGACCGACCCGGATGCGGCGCTGCGACTGGTCGAGCGCGGCGAGGTCGTGCACGTGATGATCGCGGCAGCGTGGACCCTCACCCGCAGGCACGGCCGCGAGCTGCTCGACCGCTGCGCCGAACGCGACGTCGCCGTGCTCGCCGCCGGGCCGTTCGCCTCCGGCCTGCTCGCCACCGCGAGACCCGACCCGGCCGCGCCCTGGGCGTACCGACAGGCACCGCAGGACGTGGTGGCGCTGGCCGGCCGGCTGGCCGACAGCTGCGAGCGCCACGGGGTGTCGCTGCCGCAGGCGGCACTGCAGTTCCCGCTGCGCCACCCGGCGGTCACCGGCGTGGTGGTGGGCATGCGGACGGCGGCCGAGGTCGACGCCGATCTCGACCTGCTCGCACCCGTCCCCGAACAGCTGTGGGCGGAGCTGGACGCGCACGTCGGCGGTCAGCTGTAGTCCGCGACGATCTGCTCGAAGACGCCTTCGGCCACCTGGCCGTCCGGCCAGACGTCCGCCGGCGGGTAGTAGAAGACGAAGTCGTCGATGCCGAGCTGCCGGTAGCGCTCGACCGTGCGACGGACGGCGTCGGCGGACAGCCAGACGGCTTCCTCCGTCGTCGCGGCACTGCCGAGCAGCAGTGCGCAGCGCAGCGTCGCCGGGTCGCGCCCGACCGCCGTGCACGCCGCGCGCAGCTGCCGCACCCGCGTGCGCGTGACCGCGAGGTGGTCGTCGGCGGTCATGCCGAACCCGCCGTAGCTCACCCAGCGGTCGCCGTACTCCGCCGCCACCCGCAGCGCCTTCTGCCCGTGCGCCGCGACGGTGAGCGGCACCCTTCGCGACGACGGCTGCATCGCAGGCACGGGTACGCCGTCGCGCTCGACCGGGTCGCCGGCGAGCAGCGCCGCCACGGTCTCCACGCACGTACGGAACCGTGCCGACCGCACGGCAGCCGGCCACGGCTGCTCGCCGGCCGCGGCATGGTCGGTCGCCGCGTAGCCGGCGCCGACGCCGAGCTCCAGCCGGTCACCGGCGATGTGCGCGACGGAGAGCGCCTGCCTGGCTAGCACCGCAGGCGGACGCAGCACGGGGTTCGCGACCAGGGTGCCGAGCCGGACGTGTTCGGTCGTCGCCGCCCACCCGGCCAGCGCACTCCACGCGTCCAGCCACGGCGCGCTCGGCCGCGCCGGGTGTGACAGGTGGTCGTCCACCCAGACCGTACGCACGCCGAGCTGCTCGAGATACCTGACCCGCGCGAGCAACGTCGTCCAGTCGTGATCCGGGATGACCAGGGCATGCAATGCGACCTGGCCCGCCGCGCCGGACGCGGTCACAGCCCGGCCACCTGCGCGGTGAGGCCACCGTCGACGGCGAGCACCGTTCCTGTGACGAACGACGCCGAGTCGGTGAGTAGCCAGCACACCGCTGCCGCGATCTCTTCGGTACGCGCACGACGGCCGACCGGATGCGCATCGGCGAAGCGGGCCTGGTCGATGTCGCGGACGAAGCCGGTGTCGACGAGCCCGGGTGCGACCGCGTTGACCCTGACGTCGTCCGCAGCGTGGTCGAGCGCCGCGGACTTGGTGAGCCCGACCACGGCGTGCTTGCTCGCCGCATAGGCCGCGGAACCGGCGACGCCGCCGGCGACCGCCGCCGACACCGCGTTGACGATCGAGCCACCACCGGTCTCGCGCATCGACTGCACCTCGGCCTGCAGGCAACCGAGCACACCGCCGAGGTTCACCTGCATGACCCGCCAGAACGTCGCCGCCGGGTAGTCGGCCGTCGGCGCGATGACACCAGGCACGGCCGCGTTGTTGTACGCGTAGTCCAGCCGCCCGAACTCCCGCTGGGCCACCGCGACGCACCTGGCCGCCTCGTCGGTACGCGACACGTCGCCGGTGGCCGCCAGCGCCGTGCCGCCTGCGGCCTCGACTGCGGCGACCGTCGCCGCGGCCGCCTGCGGGTCCCTGTCGTTCACCACGACCGCGGCGCCCCCGTCCGCCAGGCGCAAGGCGACGGCCGCACCGATCCCCCGCCCGGCGCCGGAGACGAAACCGACCCGGTCGGGCATCACTGCTTCCGCAGCGCGCGCTTGAGCACCTTGCCGCTTGCGTTGCGCGGGAAGTCGGTGTCGACCTGGAAGATCGCAGGCACCTTGTACCCGGCCAGTCGCTGCCGCGCGTACGCCCGCACGTCGTCCTCGTCGAACGCCGCGCCCTCGGCGACGACGACGTGGGCGCGCACGACCTCGCCCCAGCGCTCGTCCGGCACGCCGACCACGGCCACCTCGTGGATCGCCGGGTGCGACGAGAGCACGTCCTCGATCTCGATCGGGTAGATATTCTCGCCGCCGCGGATGATCATGTCGTTCTTGCGGCCGCTGAGATACAGGAACCCGTCCGCATCACGGTACGCCAGGTCGCCGCCGCGGAACCAGCCGTCCACGAGCACCTTCGCCGTCTCCTCCGGCTGGTCCAGGTAGCCGCTCATGCAGGCGTCGGAACGCGTCACGATCTCGCCGACCGTGCCGTCGGGCACGTCGTTGAGGTCGTCGTCGCACAGCCGCAACGCGACACCCATGCCCGCCTTGCCGATCGAGCCGAGCAGGTGTTCCTCGCCGGCGAGCGCGCGCCTGTGGTCCTCGGGTGTCAGCACGGTCTGCAGGCCGGCCTCGGTGCCGGCACCGAACATGTTCATGAAGTCGCAGTCGAAGACGTCCAGTGCGCGGCGCAGCAACGCCGGTGACATCGGCGCGGCACCGTAGCCGATCGACTCGAGCGTGCGCACCTGCTTGTCCTGCAGCGCCGGTGTCGATCTCGATGTCCGGGTGTTCGTCGAGGAGCTGCTAGTAGCTCTTGTCGCCCGTGTCCGAGTCGTAGCTGACGTGCAGCTTGATGCCTGGCACGTCCACCGCACGCACCATGCCGGTGTAGCGGTCGGAGAAGAACAACGCCTTCGGCTCGGCCGCGGCCAGCATGGTCTGCAGCTCGGGCTGGGCGAGCCGGAAGTTCAGCGCCACGCAGACGGCACCGAGCTTCATCGTGGCGAGCAACGTCTCGACGTACGCCACCGAGTCGGTGGCGAAGAGCGCCACCCGGTCGCCACGGCCGACGCCGACCTGCTGCATGGCGTTGGCTACGGAGTTCACCCGGCTGTTGACTCGCGCGAACGTGTAGCTCTCGCGCTCGGTCACGAAGCAGATGCGGTCAGGTCGGGCTGCCGCGTTGATCCGGATCCAGTCCGCTATCCGCGTGTTCTGGTGTCCTGACATGCGCATTGGCTCCTCCATTGGGCGACCACTGCTAGAGCTTGGGCAGGACTTCCGTACCGATCAGCTCGATCGAGCGCATGACGTTCTCATGCGGGATGTTGTAGGACTGCACGAGAAGTAGCAAGAGGTCGACGCCGACCGCTTCGTACCGGTGACACATAGCGAGGAAATGGTCGGGGTCACCACAGAGCACCGTCTCGTTGTTGATCAGGTAGTCGAAGGTGAGCTCGTCGAGATCCATGCCGCCGAGCAACTTCTTGGCGTACTCGTAGCTGCCGAGGTTGGTACCTTCCTGCCACGCACCGAGGCCGGCGATCTGCTGCAACGACGTCTGGATGTACCACGGGAACGCCTCGCGCGCCTCGTCGCGCGCCTGCGGCGTCGTCTCCGCGCAGTGTGCCTGTACGAACGTGGCGATGCGCTCGTTGCGGAACTTGCCGACCGTGCTTCCCTGGCTCAGGCCGTCGCGGTACCTGCCGATCCGCTTGACCAGCCCCTCGGGCGGGATCGCTACGGAGAACGACAGCAGGCCGATACCCTTGGCGCCGATCAGCTCGTGCGAGTCGGAGCTCGAGCTCGCGGCCCACAGCGGCGGATGCGGCTGTTGCATCGGCTTCGGCACGACCCCGCGCGGGGGCAGCTTGAAGTACTCGCCGTCCCAGTTGAACTCCTCCTCCGTCCAGCAACCGACGACGACGTCGAGCGCTTCCTCCCACATCGGCCGGGTGTCCGTCGGCTTGATGCCGAAGCCCTCGATCTCCGTACGGGTGCCCGACCGTCCGGTACCGAACTCCAGCCGCCCCTTCGACAGCACGTCGACCGTCGCGGCGGCCTCGGCCGCGCGCACCGGGTGGTTGTAGGGGAACGGCAGCAGCCGCACGCCGTGGCCGATCCTGATGTTCTCCGTTCGCGCCGCGATGGCCCCGTAGAACACTCCGGGCGCGGACGAGAACGAGTACTCGTCCAGGAAGTGGTGCTCGACCGTCCACACGCTGTCGAAGCCCAGTTGGTCGGCCAGCTCGATCTGCTGCAGGGTGTTCTCGAAGGCGTTGTACGCACTGTCGACCGTCCATGGCCGCGGGACCGGAAGTTCGTACATCAAGGCGAGCTTCATGCGGTGCTACCTCCGTCGATACCCGTCCGTGCCTGCAGTGGATTTATCATCGTCAGCGTTGACGTAGACAGTAACCGCGCCAAGCTCGTCGTCAACGGCTATGCTGACGCAACGCGACAGCGACGGATGGGACGGCATGACCACACCCGAGACCCACCACGAGCCCGAGGCGGAGACCGTGCTGCCTCCGGAGTTCAGCGACGCGGACGGCCGCGACCTCGCCCTCGAGATGCTGCGCAGGATGTACGCCGTACGGCTGTTCGAGGAGGCGACCATCGCGCTCTTCCACGCCGGCGACCTGCCCGCCATGGTGCACCTGTCGATCGGCCAGGAGGCCGCCGCCGTCGGCGCCTGCATGGCCACCACCAGCGACGACTACATGACCGGCAACCACCGCTCGCACGGCCACCCGATCGCGAAGGGCGCACGCCTGGACCGGCTGATGGCCGAGCTGCTCGGCAAGGCGACCGGCGTGTGCGGCGGCAAGGGCGGCAGCATGCACCTGGCCGACTTCTCCGTCGGCAGCCTCGGCGAGTCTGGCATCGTCGGCTCGGCCATCCCCGTGGCCACCGGCGCCGGCTTCGCCGCGCAGGTGCGCGGGTCCGACCAGGTCGCGCTCTGCTTCTTCGGCGACGGTGCCGCCAACGAGGGCGTGTTCCACGAGTCGGCCAACCTCGCCGGCACCTGGAAGCTGCCTGTCGTCTACTTCTGCGAGAACAACGGGCTCGCCGTGAGCGCCAAGATCTCCGACACCGCCGCCGTGCCCGACATCGCGATCCGGGCCGCGGGCTACGCCATGCCGGGCGTCGTCGTGGACGGGCAGGATGTGCTGGGCTGCTACCGCGCCACCTCGGCCGCGGCGGCTCGGGCAAGGAGAGGCGACGGGCCGTCGTTGATCGAGGCGAAGACCTACCGCTTCCACGAGCACGCCTACGGGCTCGCAGTGCCCGTCCCGTATCGCGACCAGACGGTGGTGGACAGCTGGTTCGACACCGTCGACCCGATCACCTCGTTCGCAGGGCGGCTGCTCGCCTGGCGGCTGGCCGACGAGGCGGACATCAACGCCGTACGCGCTGGGGTGGAGCAGGTCGTCGAGCAGGCCGTGCAGTTCGCCAAGGACTCGCCCTACCCGGAACCCGAGGCGGCCTACACCGACCTCTACGCCGCACCGGAGGAGGTCGACGCATGACGGCCACCAAGCCACGCCAGTCCGCCACGCGCGCCGCACAGCTCGGCTTCCTGCAGGCGATCAACCAGGCGCAGACCGAGGAGATGGAGCGCGACGAGCGCGTCGTGCTGATGGGCCAGGACCTGCGCGCCAACGTCTTCGGAGCCGCCGACGGCGTGCTGGCGAAGTTCGGTGCTGCGCGGGTTCGCGACCTGCCGCTGTCCGAGGCCGGCTCGATCGGCCTGGCCGCAGGCGCGGCGATGGCCGGCCTGCGTCCGGTCGTCGACCTCACCGTGGCGAGCTTCGTGTTCGTCGCCATGGACCAGTTCGTCTCGCAGCTGGCGAAGGTCCGCTACATGTTCGGCGGCCAGGCGCGGGTGCCTGTCGTCGTACGGGCCGCGCTGTACTACCAAGGCGGCACCGCAGGACACCATGCCGACCGGCCGTACCCGATGTTCATGAACGTGCCGGGGCTCAAGGTCGTGGTGCCGTCGAACGCCGCCGACCTGAAGGGTCTGCTCGAGAGCGCCATCCGCGACGACAACGCCGTGCTGTGCTTCGAGGACGCGAACCTGTGGGGACGCAAGGGACGCAGCCCCAAGCCCGCGGACGACGTCGAGCACCTGGTGCCGCTCGGCGTCGCCGCCACGCCTCGGACAGGCACCGACGTCACGGTCGGCGGCATCGGGCAGGGTGTGTACCTCGCCATACAGGCGGCCGCGGAGCTGGAGAAGGACGGCGTCAGCTGCGAGGTGATCGACCCGCGGACCCTCGTGCCGATGGACTGGCCGACGATCGAGGAGTCCGTGCGCCGTACGGGCCGCTGCGTCGCCGTCGATCCCGCCAACCGCACCTGCAGCGCCGCCAGCGAGATCAGCGCCCACGTCGTCGAGACGTGTTTCGACGCGCTGCGCGGACCCGTCGTACGAGTGACGACCGACGACGTGCACGTGCCGTTCAGCCCAGCGCTGGAGAAGCAGATCTACCCGAGCAAGGACAAGGTGACCGCGGCCGTCCGCCGCACCCTCGCCTGACCACTTCCCCACCTCGCGAAGGGACCACTACATGCGTGTCGAAGTACGCCTGCAGCAGCTGTCCATGGGCATGAGCGACGCCGAGATCCTCGACTGGTACGTCGAGGACGGCGAGCAGGTGACCGAGTGAGCCGACCTCGTCGAGATCGAGGCAGAGAAGGCCAGGACGGTCATCGCGGCGCCCGCTGCCGGTGTGGTGCGCGAACTGCAGGGTGACACCGGAGACGTGGTCGAGGTGCGTGACCTGCTCTGCGTGATCGAGGCACCCGAGTAGCGCGGCGTACGGGTCAGCGCGGCAGCATCGGATGGGCGGCGAGATCGGGGAAACAACGCCGGATGAGGTCGATCTCCGCCATCGCACTGTCGGGGACGACCACCGGCCGTTCCTGCGCGCAGACGGCGGCGAGGTTGGCGGCTGCCTCGTCGTCGTCGAGGTCCGGCGAGAAGTAGCCTTCGGTGGCACCGACGAGCAGCCGCGACATCCGCCCGCCGCCGGCAGAGACCACTTCGCCGCTCACCGGGCAGCTCGGGTGCGCGAGTGCGAGCACGACTGCGGCGACGCGCTCCGGCGGTATCTCCTCGTCCAGCCGGCCGTAGACCTCGCCGGCCATCTGCGAGCTCGCCACCGGTGCGATCGCGTTGACACTGATGCCGTGCGCGGCGCCCTCCTGGGCGAGCACCCGGGTCAGGCCGACGATGCCCATCTTGCCCGCGGCGTACACCGCCGACCGCCGTTGCCCGAACATGCCGACGGCGGACGTGGTGTTCACCACCCTGCCGCCGCCGCGCGCGGCGAGGTGCCGCCACGCCGGCAGGAGTACGTGGATCGCGCCCAGCAGGTGCACGCCGAGCGACGCGAGCACGTCGTCGTACTGGACGTCGGTGAAGTAGTTGGTAGCGCGATCCCGGCGTTGTTGACCACGATGTCGAGGTCACCGAACGACTCGATCGCACACGCGACGGCGGCCGCACCACCTTCGACGGTAGCGACGCTGGCACCGTTGGCCACCGCGACGCCGCCGGCCTCCTCGATCTCCGTGACCACACGCTGCGCGGGCGACTCGCCGGTCGCGCGCCCGTCGGCGCCCACCGCGATGTCGTTCACCAACACCTTCGCGCCGCGCCTGGCGAACTCGTGCGCGTAGGCGCGGCCGAGACCGTTACCGGCGCCGGTGACCAACGCGACGGATCCGGTGAAGTCCATCCTGTTCAGCGTCCCTTCCGTACGGCGTCGAACTCGGGACCGGTCAACGCCTGTTCTTCCAGCGCCAGCCCGTACCGCAACGCCATCGTCGCGGCGTCGCGCAGGTGCGCGTTGAGCACCGCCTTGGTCGACTGCATCGCGAATGACGGCATCGCCGCCCATCGCTCGGCCAGTGCGAGCGCGGCGTCGAGCGCCCGGCCGTCGTCGACGACCTCGTGCACGAGCCCGATGTGCGCGGCCTGCTCGGCCGTCAGCACGGCCGCGTCCAGCAACAGGCACTTGGCGCGGTTGACGCCGACGAGCAACGGCCAGAGCGCCGCGCTCCCGTTACCTGCCGTGACGCCGCCGGCCACGTGGCGATCACCGATCGACGCCGACCGGGCCATGAACGAGGCATCGGCGAGGCTGGCGAGGATCGCCCCCAGGCCGAGCGCGGGGCCGTTCACCGCAGCGATCAACGGTTGCCGGAGGTCGAGCAGCGACCCGACGATGCGTTCGGCCTCCTCGATCGGCGTCAGCCCGGTCAAGGTGGTGAAGGTGCGATCCGGGCTCGAATCCCCGCCGGAGCAGAAGGTATCGCCCGCCCCGGTGAGCACGATCACGCGGATCTCGTTGTCCCGCCTGGCGTCCGCGAACACCGTGCTGAGCTCAGAGTGCATGGTGTCGTCCACGCTGTTGCCGTGTTCCTGGCGGTTCAGCGTCAGCACCGCAACGGCGTCGCGCCGGTCGACGCGGATGCTGCGGTACCGGTCCTGAGTCAACATGGCGTCCTCACTTCGCTACCGCGCGTAGATCTGATGGTATACAACGCTCATAGTTCTGTCTACGCATCTGTTGACAGCGCGATCGTCACCCGACATGCTCTTGTCAGCACGTACACCCGGCAGCCGGGTAACAAATGTCAGTGATGCGGGGGCTAGTCCGTTACAGGAGCGGTGCCTGAGCGAGACCGGACAGACCGACCCCGTACCCCGACCGAGAGCTGCTACACAGCGAGCTCTCCTAGTAATTGTGTGCAATCCTTGACGACGAGGAGTGCCAGTGACTGGTCCGCCGAACGGTATCCAGGACGGGAGTGCGCCGGCCCTGCTGGACGTCGACCAGCTCACCGTCCGGTTCGGCGGAGTGACCGCACTCGACAGCGTCTCGTTCCAGGTGCGTGAGCAACAGATCTGCGCACTGATCGGTCCGAACGGTGCTGGCAAGACGACGGCGTTCAACGCGATCAGCAGGCTGGTGCGGCCAAGGTCGGGCACCATCACGTTCGCCGGGCAGCAACTGTTACGCCACCGTGCCGCCGACCTCGCCCGGCTCGGCATCGCGCGCACGTTCCAGAACCGCGCGCTCTGGCCCGGCATGACCGTGCTGGAGAACGTGATGGTCGGGTGGTACGCCAACGGCAGCGTCGGCTTCGGCAGGGCGCCGCTAGGGCTGCCCGCACACCGTGAGGACCGCGAGGCACGTGCCCGCGCGTTCGCGGCGCTCGACTACTTCGGCATCACCGATGTCGCGTACCGGCCATGTTCCGGCCTGCCGTTCGGCACCCTCAAGCGCATCGAGCTGGCCCGTGCAGTGGTGTCGCGGCCGAAGCTAATACTGCTCGACGAACCGGCGAGTGGCCTCACCCACGGCGACGTGCGGGCGTTGGGCACGACACTGCAGCAGCTACGTCATGAGCTCGGCCTGACCTTGCTCCTCGTCGAGCACCACATGCAGCTAGTCATGGACATCTCCGACTACGTCGTCGCGTTGGACTTCGGCCGCAACCTGGTCTCCGGTCTCCCCGGCGAAGTGCGCGCGGACGCGCGTCTCGCCGAGGCCTACCTCGGGCGGGCGGCGGTATGACGACGATCAACGAGAACGCACTGCTGCAGCTGACCGAGCTGCGCGCCTCCTACGACGACGTCGAGTGTCTGCACGGCATCGACCTGACGTTGCGGGCCGGCGAGGTAGTGGTCGTGCTCGGCGCGAACGGAGCCGGCAAGACCACACTGCTGCGCTCCATCTGCCGGACCGTAGCGACGACGGGTTCGATCGAGCTGGCCGGCACCTCCATCGTCGACCAACGCGCCGACCGGTTGGTGCAGCGAGGGATCGCCATGGTGCCGCAGGGCCGCGGCACGTTCGTCGGGCTCACCGTCGAGGACAACCTGCGCGCGGGCGCGCTCACCCGCAACCCGCGTGGCATCGAGGCCGAGATCGCCTCGTGGTACGAGACGTTCCCGCCGCTGCGGGAGCGCAGGCACATGGTCGCGGGAAGCCTCAGCGGCGGCGAGCAACAGATGCTCGCGATCGCCCGCGCCATGATGAGCAAACCACAGCTGCTGCTGCTCGACGAGCCGTCACTCGGTCTCGCGCCGCTGATCACCCAGTGCCTCTTCGAGGTCCTGGCCGAGGCGAACAAGACGCACGGCGTGGCACTGATCATCGTCGAGCAGAACGCGGCACTCGCCCTGGAGATCGCCGACCGAGTGTACGTGCTCGAAGCCGGCACCGTCGTGGCGTCCGGCACCGCACAGCAGCTGCAGGACGACGACTCCATCCGCAGGGCCTACCTCGGTTACTGAGCACACGAAGGGAACGCCCGACATGGCCGTGATGACACAACCTGCAGACGCCGACCAACGCAAACCGGTCGACGTCCTGCGGCTGGCCAGGCGCCGCTCCGCGGCACGGTCGATCGGTGTCGTGCTCGTGCTGCTCGCCGCGTTCTCGGTGTACGCGGTGCTCGAGAAAGGGTGCCGCACTCTACGTGCAGCGCCTGATCGACGGCGTCACCAACGGCATCCAGTACGGCCTCGTTGCCCTGTCGCTTGTGCTGGTCTTCAAGGCCACCAAGGTCATCAACTTCGCGCAGGGCGCGATGGCGCTCATCGGCACGTACCTCGCGTACACGTTCACGAC
This region includes:
- a CDS encoding SDR family NAD(P)-dependent oxidoreductase gives rise to the protein MLASLGVHLLGAIHVLLPAWRHLAARGGGRVVNTTSAVGMFGQRRSAVYAAGKMGIVGLTRVLAQEGAAHGISVNAIAPVASSQMAGEVYGRLDEEIPPERVAAVVLALAHPSCPVSGEVVSAGGGRMSRLLVGATEGYFSPDLDDDEAAANLAAVCAQERPVVVPDSAMAEIDLIRRCFPDLAAHPMLPR
- a CDS encoding SDR family NAD(P)-dependent oxidoreductase, translating into MGGDAVIRDAVDQGGAQRAPARRRDDGVAVRAGAGRTGVDRSRVRRRTEGTLNRMDFTGSVALVTGAGNGLGRAYAHEFARRGAKVLVNDIAVGADGRATGESPAQRVVTEIEEAGGVAVANGASVATVEGGAAAVACAIESFGDLDIVVNNAGIALPTTSPTSSTTTCSRRSACTCWARSTYSCRRGGTSPRAAAAGW
- a CDS encoding enoyl-CoA hydratase/isomerase family protein, coding for MLTQDRYRSIRVDRRDAVAVLTLNRQEHGNSVDDTMHSELSTVFADARRDNEIRVIVLTGAGDTFCSGGDSSPDRTFTTLTGLTPIEEAERIVGSLLDLRQPLIAAVNGPALGLGAILASLADASFMARSASIGDRHVAGGVTAGNGSAALWPLLVGVNRAKCLLLDAAVLTAEQAAHIGLVHEVVDDGRALDAALALAERWAAMPSFAMQSTKAVLNAHLRDAATMALRYGLALEEQALTGPEFDAVRKGR
- a CDS encoding ATP-binding cassette domain-containing protein codes for the protein MLDVDQLTVRFGGVTALDSVSFQVREQQICALIGPNGAGKTTAFNAISRLVRPRSGTITFAGQQLLRHRAADLARLGIARTFQNRALWPGMTVLENVMVGWYANGSVGFGRAPLGLPAHREDREARARAFAALDYFGITDVAYRPCSGLPFGTLKRIELARAVVSRPKLILLDEPASGLTHGDVRALGTTLQQLRHELGLTLLLVEHHMQLVMDISDYVVALDFGRNLVSGLPGEVRADARLAEAYLGRAAV
- a CDS encoding ATP-binding cassette domain-containing protein — translated: MTTINENALLQLTELRASYDDVECLHGIDLTLRAGEVVVVLGANGAGKTTLLRSICRTVATTGSIELAGTSIVDQRADRLVQRGIAMVPQGRGTFVGLTVEDNLRAGALTRNPRGIEAEIASWYETFPPLRERRHMVAGSLSGGEQQMLAIARAMMSKPQLLLLDEPSLGLAPLITQCLFEVLAEANKTHGVALIIVEQNAALALEIADRVYVLEAGTVVASGTAQQLQDDDSIRRAYLGY